The following coding sequences are from one Cyprinus carpio isolate SPL01 chromosome A24, ASM1834038v1, whole genome shotgun sequence window:
- the LOC109061807 gene encoding activated CDC42 kinase 1-like isoform X3, which translates to MQSEEGTEWLMELLTDVQLQQYFMRIRDELNVTRLSHFDYVKNEDLEKIGMGRPGQRRLWEAVKRRRAMCKRKSWMSKSLCLGQQVFTGKRPDSDSQTSGVFCSSSPSSVQPDGQPANLTCIISDRDLTLYEKLGDGSFGVVKRGEWQSPAGRVLSVAVKCLKTDLLEQDEGLDDFIREVNAMHSLDHHNLIRLYGVVLTHPMKMVTELAPLGSLLDRLRKRQGHILISVLCHYTVQIACGMAYLESRRFIHRDLAARNILLASNDLIKIGDFGLMRALPKNDDHYVMQEHHKVPFAWCAPESLKTRTFSHASDTWMFGVTLWEMFTHGQEPWVGLNGSQILHKIDREGERLIKPEDCPQDIYNVMLQCWSPKPEDRPTFVSLRDFLVETMPTDMRALQDFDEPDKLKIHANDIITIIEGRAENYWWRGQNRQTLKVGQFPRNVVTSVAGLSAHDISRPLKHSFIHTGHGDTDPHRSWGAPDKIDDLYLGNPMDPPDVLGMDLNAAKPTKLPNRAKKQPPPRPPKPAVLLKKPFYDSVLDDDDDLIVTGVKKLSLKTPTYLGLRLRPWESTSLSDRLSEVSLIDFGDDSFSSTSPSPITETPNPSTAKPPASYTTSILDMAPPQSPNRALPNPMHPTPVVDWDIWPLPSLPAYDDVAVECAEQEDMEVSSINASVSQEDAISEQTQSEDDVKIDSKRNVEDNLFLPTKNAEETHSFSQSVDIFKELQREAMVKLRVPPTGRSLPSSPLPTPSALAPHRQIILPSSYEDKPQIPPRIPIPPMRPSKRAGIYGSRLSVSLGDNEDRSRSPPQIPPRDHALSQPNSRAPSPMAPQGGSPQQRSSLCCVGSLGSCLSPSSYSSAPSSSSAMSSTSTATTTSSQYGSTEVAQTPAKSPCIVPFVYGGVKASSTHYYLLPEKPAYLDKYDRLLKDSEGNTEKKMTNMATVRPMVQQQVSKPNTSPNHTSGTFNSRTSNSLAWPSSTQAGAYNRVTLQQVQEAVHGVTVEECQTALQTHSWNAQEAVKYLKVEQLFRLGLKARPECVEALERCSWNLEQASTQMLDSYGPSRHRI; encoded by the exons ATGCAGTCTGAAGAGGGAACCGAGTGGCTCATGGAGCTGCTCACCGACGTGCAGCTCCAGCAGTACTTTATGCGTATTCGTGATGAGCTCAATGTCACACGTCTCTCACACTTTGACTATGTCAAAAATGAGGACCTTGAAAAGATCGGCATGGGCCGACCAG GTCAAAGACGGCTTTGGGAGGCAGTGAAAAGGAGAAGGGCCATGTGCAAAAGGAAGTCATGGATGAGCAAG TCTCTGTGCTTGGGCCAGCAGGTGTTCACTGGGAAGCGGCCTGACTCGGATTCCCAGACCTCAGGGGTGTTCTGCAGCTCATCCCCATCCTCAGTTCAACCAGACGGACAGCCAGCCAATCTCACCTGCATCATCAGTGACAGAGACCTCACACTCTACGAGAAACTGGGAGATGGCTCTTTCGGAGTGGTGAAACGTGGAGAATGGCAGTCCCCAGCTGGAAGAGTT CTGAGTGTGGCTGTGAAGTGCCTGAAGACAGACCTGTTGGAACAGGATGAAGGTTTAGATGACTTCATAAGGGAGGTTAACGCCATGCATTCCCTGGACCACCACAATCTCATTCGTCTCTATGGTGTTGTCCTCACACACCCTATGAAGATG gtgacAGAACTGGCCCCATTGGGTTCACTGTTAGACCGCTTGAGGAAGCGTCAGGGTCATATTTTGATATCAGTACTGTGCCATTACACCGTTCAGATCGCCTGTGGCATGGCATACCTGGAGTCCCGACGATTCATTCACAGAGACCTGGCTGCACGCAACATCCTTTTAGCCTCCAATGACCTCATCAAAATTGGTGACTTTGGCCTAATGAGGGCCTTGCCTAAAAATGATGATCATTATGTGATGCAGGAGCATCACAAAGTCCCTTTTGCCTG GTGTGCTCCAGAAAGCCTAAAGACCCGAACCTTCTCCCATGCCAGTGATACTTGGATGTTTGGAGTAACATTGTGGGAAATGTTCACTCATGGGCAGGAACCTTGGGTTGGACTCAATGGTAGCCAG ATTCTCCATAAGATCGATAGGGAGGGAGAGAGGCTTATCAAACCAGAGGACTGTCCACAGGACATTTATAACGTCATGCTGCAGTGCTGGTCACCCAAACCTGAGGACAGGCCAACATTTGTGTCCCTCAGGGACTTCCTTGTGGAG ACAATGCCCACTGACATGAGGGCACTCCAGGACTTTGATGAGCCCGACAAACTTAAAATTCATGCTAACGACATCATCACCATAATTGAGGGAAG AGCAGAGAACTACTGGTGGAGGGGTCAGAACAGACAGACCCTGAAGGTAGGACAGTTCCCTAGGAATGTGGTGACCTCTGTGGCTGGTCTGTCTGCTCACGACATCAGCCGACCTCTCAAGCACAGTTTCATCCACACAGGCCATGGAGACACAGACCCACACCGTAGCTGGGGTGCCCCTGACAAGATTGATGA CCTGTACCTTGGTAATCCCATGGATCCACCAGATGTTCTTGGGATGGATTTAAATGCAGCCAAGCCCACTAAACTTCCAAACCGGGCTAAAA AACAACCTCCTCCTAGACCTCCTAAACCAGCCGTTCTTCTTAAGA AACCATTTTATGACTCTGTGCTGGATGACGATGATGATTTGATAGTGACAGGTGTGAAGAAGCTCTCTCTTAAGACTCCCACATACCTGGGTTTGCGCCTCCGTCCTTGGGAAAGCACTAGTCTGAGTGACCGCCTTAGCGAAGTCTCGCTCATTGACTTTGGAGATGATAGCTTTAGCTCTACATCACCCTCCCCCATTACCGAGACCCCCAATCCCAGCACAGCGAAGCCACCTGCATCCTACACCACTTCCATCTTGGATATGGCGCCGCCGCAGAGCCCCAATCGAGCGCTGCCCAACCCCATGCACCCTACTCCAGTGGTAGATTGGGACATATGGCCCCTGCCTTCTCTTCCGGCCTACGACGATGTGGCCGTGGAGTGTGCAGAGCAAGAAGACATGGAAGTGAGCTCCATAAATGCATCTGTGTCACAGGAAGATGCTATATCTGAACAGACACAATCAGAAGATGatgttaaaattgatagtaaaCGCAACGTGGAGGACAATCTCTTTCTACCAACCAAGAATGCTGAGGAAACCCACTCCTTTTCACAATCAGTAGACATCTTTAAGGAGCTACAAAGGGAGGCGATGGTGAAGCTTCGGGTCCCTCCGACTGGACGTTCCCTGCCTTCTTCACCCCTCCCGACTCCTTCAGCTCTCGCCCCACACCGCCAGATCATCCTACCCTCCTCCTATGAGGATAAGCCTCAGATCCCTCCAAGAATCCCCATCCCACCCATGCGGCCCTCTAAGCGGGCAGGGATATACGGCAGCAGATTGTCAGTTTCTCTTGGAGACAATGAAGACAGGAGCCGATCTCCGCCTCAAATTCCCCCGAGGGATCATGCTCTATCTCAACCCAACTCTCGGGCACCAAGCCCCATGGCGCCGCAAGGTGGCTCCCCTCAGCAAAGATCCAGCCTCTGTTGCGTTGGATCATTGGGGTCCTGCCTGTCCCCGTCGTCATATTCTTCCGCGCCATCCAGCTCCTCTGCCATGTCTTCTACATCCACGGCCACCACTACAAGTTCTCAGTATGGCTCTACTGAAGTGGCCCAGACTCCAGCCAAGAGTCCATGCATCGTTCCTTTCGTGTATGGTGGCGTGAAGGCCAGCAGCACTCATTACTACTTGCTACCTGAGAAACCAGCATACCTGGACAAGTATGACAGGTTATTAAAGGACTCTGAgggaaatactgagaaaaaaatgacaaatatggcAACTGTGAGACCCATGGTTCAACAGCAAGTTAGCAAGCCCAACACTTCGCCCAACCACACAAGTGGGACATTCAACAGCCGGACCTCCAATAGTCTGGCCTGGCCGAGCAGCACCCAGGCAGGTGCCTACAACCGTGTCACACTCCAACAA GTGCAGGAGGCAGTACATGGAGTGACTGTAGAGGAGTGTCAAACGGCCCTTCAGACACACAGCTGGAATGCTCAGGAGGCCGTGAAATATCTTAAG GTGGAGCAGTTGTTTCGATTGGGTTTGAAGGCTCGGCCTGAATGTGTGGAAGCTCTGGAGAGATGTAGCTGGAATCTGGAGCAAGCCAGCACCCAAATGCTGGACTCTTACGGTCCATCTAGACATAG GATCTAA
- the LOC109061807 gene encoding activated CDC42 kinase 1-like isoform X1: MAAVSDYQRHYNVKDEPDGGDMQSEEGTEWLMELLTDVQLQQYFMRIRDELNVTRLSHFDYVKNEDLEKIGMGRPGQRRLWEAVKRRRAMCKRKSWMSKSLCLGQQVFTGKRPDSDSQTSGVFCSSSPSSVQPDGQPANLTCIISDRDLTLYEKLGDGSFGVVKRGEWQSPAGRVLSVAVKCLKTDLLEQDEGLDDFIREVNAMHSLDHHNLIRLYGVVLTHPMKMVTELAPLGSLLDRLRKRQGHILISVLCHYTVQIACGMAYLESRRFIHRDLAARNILLASNDLIKIGDFGLMRALPKNDDHYVMQEHHKVPFAWCAPESLKTRTFSHASDTWMFGVTLWEMFTHGQEPWVGLNGSQILHKIDREGERLIKPEDCPQDIYNVMLQCWSPKPEDRPTFVSLRDFLVETMPTDMRALQDFDEPDKLKIHANDIITIIEGRAENYWWRGQNRQTLKVGQFPRNVVTSVAGLSAHDISRPLKHSFIHTGHGDTDPHRSWGAPDKIDDLYLGNPMDPPDVLGMDLNAAKPTKLPNRAKKQPPPRPPKPAVLLKKPFYDSVLDDDDDLIVTGVKKLSLKTPTYLGLRLRPWESTSLSDRLSEVSLIDFGDDSFSSTSPSPITETPNPSTAKPPASYTTSILDMAPPQSPNRALPNPMHPTPVVDWDIWPLPSLPAYDDVAVECAEQEDMEVSSINASVSQEDAISEQTQSEDDVKIDSKRNVEDNLFLPTKNAEETHSFSQSVDIFKELQREAMVKLRVPPTGRSLPSSPLPTPSALAPHRQIILPSSYEDKPQIPPRIPIPPMRPSKRAGIYGSRLSVSLGDNEDRSRSPPQIPPRDHALSQPNSRAPSPMAPQGGSPQQRSSLCCVGSLGSCLSPSSYSSAPSSSSAMSSTSTATTTSSQYGSTEVAQTPAKSPCIVPFVYGGVKASSTHYYLLPEKPAYLDKYDRLLKDSEGNTEKKMTNMATVRPMVQQQVSKPNTSPNHTSGTFNSRTSNSLAWPSSTQAGAYNRVTLQQVQEAVHGVTVEECQTALQTHSWNAQEAVKYLKVEQLFRLGLKARPECVEALERCSWNLEQASTQMLDSYGPSRHRI, translated from the exons ATGGCGGCGGTCTCAGACTACCAACGGCACTATAATGTAAAAGATGAG CCGGACGGTGGAGACATGCAGTCTGAAGAGGGAACCGAGTGGCTCATGGAGCTGCTCACCGACGTGCAGCTCCAGCAGTACTTTATGCGTATTCGTGATGAGCTCAATGTCACACGTCTCTCACACTTTGACTATGTCAAAAATGAGGACCTTGAAAAGATCGGCATGGGCCGACCAG GTCAAAGACGGCTTTGGGAGGCAGTGAAAAGGAGAAGGGCCATGTGCAAAAGGAAGTCATGGATGAGCAAG TCTCTGTGCTTGGGCCAGCAGGTGTTCACTGGGAAGCGGCCTGACTCGGATTCCCAGACCTCAGGGGTGTTCTGCAGCTCATCCCCATCCTCAGTTCAACCAGACGGACAGCCAGCCAATCTCACCTGCATCATCAGTGACAGAGACCTCACACTCTACGAGAAACTGGGAGATGGCTCTTTCGGAGTGGTGAAACGTGGAGAATGGCAGTCCCCAGCTGGAAGAGTT CTGAGTGTGGCTGTGAAGTGCCTGAAGACAGACCTGTTGGAACAGGATGAAGGTTTAGATGACTTCATAAGGGAGGTTAACGCCATGCATTCCCTGGACCACCACAATCTCATTCGTCTCTATGGTGTTGTCCTCACACACCCTATGAAGATG gtgacAGAACTGGCCCCATTGGGTTCACTGTTAGACCGCTTGAGGAAGCGTCAGGGTCATATTTTGATATCAGTACTGTGCCATTACACCGTTCAGATCGCCTGTGGCATGGCATACCTGGAGTCCCGACGATTCATTCACAGAGACCTGGCTGCACGCAACATCCTTTTAGCCTCCAATGACCTCATCAAAATTGGTGACTTTGGCCTAATGAGGGCCTTGCCTAAAAATGATGATCATTATGTGATGCAGGAGCATCACAAAGTCCCTTTTGCCTG GTGTGCTCCAGAAAGCCTAAAGACCCGAACCTTCTCCCATGCCAGTGATACTTGGATGTTTGGAGTAACATTGTGGGAAATGTTCACTCATGGGCAGGAACCTTGGGTTGGACTCAATGGTAGCCAG ATTCTCCATAAGATCGATAGGGAGGGAGAGAGGCTTATCAAACCAGAGGACTGTCCACAGGACATTTATAACGTCATGCTGCAGTGCTGGTCACCCAAACCTGAGGACAGGCCAACATTTGTGTCCCTCAGGGACTTCCTTGTGGAG ACAATGCCCACTGACATGAGGGCACTCCAGGACTTTGATGAGCCCGACAAACTTAAAATTCATGCTAACGACATCATCACCATAATTGAGGGAAG AGCAGAGAACTACTGGTGGAGGGGTCAGAACAGACAGACCCTGAAGGTAGGACAGTTCCCTAGGAATGTGGTGACCTCTGTGGCTGGTCTGTCTGCTCACGACATCAGCCGACCTCTCAAGCACAGTTTCATCCACACAGGCCATGGAGACACAGACCCACACCGTAGCTGGGGTGCCCCTGACAAGATTGATGA CCTGTACCTTGGTAATCCCATGGATCCACCAGATGTTCTTGGGATGGATTTAAATGCAGCCAAGCCCACTAAACTTCCAAACCGGGCTAAAA AACAACCTCCTCCTAGACCTCCTAAACCAGCCGTTCTTCTTAAGA AACCATTTTATGACTCTGTGCTGGATGACGATGATGATTTGATAGTGACAGGTGTGAAGAAGCTCTCTCTTAAGACTCCCACATACCTGGGTTTGCGCCTCCGTCCTTGGGAAAGCACTAGTCTGAGTGACCGCCTTAGCGAAGTCTCGCTCATTGACTTTGGAGATGATAGCTTTAGCTCTACATCACCCTCCCCCATTACCGAGACCCCCAATCCCAGCACAGCGAAGCCACCTGCATCCTACACCACTTCCATCTTGGATATGGCGCCGCCGCAGAGCCCCAATCGAGCGCTGCCCAACCCCATGCACCCTACTCCAGTGGTAGATTGGGACATATGGCCCCTGCCTTCTCTTCCGGCCTACGACGATGTGGCCGTGGAGTGTGCAGAGCAAGAAGACATGGAAGTGAGCTCCATAAATGCATCTGTGTCACAGGAAGATGCTATATCTGAACAGACACAATCAGAAGATGatgttaaaattgatagtaaaCGCAACGTGGAGGACAATCTCTTTCTACCAACCAAGAATGCTGAGGAAACCCACTCCTTTTCACAATCAGTAGACATCTTTAAGGAGCTACAAAGGGAGGCGATGGTGAAGCTTCGGGTCCCTCCGACTGGACGTTCCCTGCCTTCTTCACCCCTCCCGACTCCTTCAGCTCTCGCCCCACACCGCCAGATCATCCTACCCTCCTCCTATGAGGATAAGCCTCAGATCCCTCCAAGAATCCCCATCCCACCCATGCGGCCCTCTAAGCGGGCAGGGATATACGGCAGCAGATTGTCAGTTTCTCTTGGAGACAATGAAGACAGGAGCCGATCTCCGCCTCAAATTCCCCCGAGGGATCATGCTCTATCTCAACCCAACTCTCGGGCACCAAGCCCCATGGCGCCGCAAGGTGGCTCCCCTCAGCAAAGATCCAGCCTCTGTTGCGTTGGATCATTGGGGTCCTGCCTGTCCCCGTCGTCATATTCTTCCGCGCCATCCAGCTCCTCTGCCATGTCTTCTACATCCACGGCCACCACTACAAGTTCTCAGTATGGCTCTACTGAAGTGGCCCAGACTCCAGCCAAGAGTCCATGCATCGTTCCTTTCGTGTATGGTGGCGTGAAGGCCAGCAGCACTCATTACTACTTGCTACCTGAGAAACCAGCATACCTGGACAAGTATGACAGGTTATTAAAGGACTCTGAgggaaatactgagaaaaaaatgacaaatatggcAACTGTGAGACCCATGGTTCAACAGCAAGTTAGCAAGCCCAACACTTCGCCCAACCACACAAGTGGGACATTCAACAGCCGGACCTCCAATAGTCTGGCCTGGCCGAGCAGCACCCAGGCAGGTGCCTACAACCGTGTCACACTCCAACAA GTGCAGGAGGCAGTACATGGAGTGACTGTAGAGGAGTGTCAAACGGCCCTTCAGACACACAGCTGGAATGCTCAGGAGGCCGTGAAATATCTTAAG GTGGAGCAGTTGTTTCGATTGGGTTTGAAGGCTCGGCCTGAATGTGTGGAAGCTCTGGAGAGATGTAGCTGGAATCTGGAGCAAGCCAGCACCCAAATGCTGGACTCTTACGGTCCATCTAGACATAG GATCTAA
- the LOC109061807 gene encoding activated CDC42 kinase 1-like isoform X2, translating into MAAVSDYQRHYNVKDEPDGGDMQSEEGTEWLMELLTDVQLQQYFMRIRDELNVTRLSHFDYVKNEDLEKIGMGRPGQRRLWEAVKRRRAMCKRKSWMSKVFTGKRPDSDSQTSGVFCSSSPSSVQPDGQPANLTCIISDRDLTLYEKLGDGSFGVVKRGEWQSPAGRVLSVAVKCLKTDLLEQDEGLDDFIREVNAMHSLDHHNLIRLYGVVLTHPMKMVTELAPLGSLLDRLRKRQGHILISVLCHYTVQIACGMAYLESRRFIHRDLAARNILLASNDLIKIGDFGLMRALPKNDDHYVMQEHHKVPFAWCAPESLKTRTFSHASDTWMFGVTLWEMFTHGQEPWVGLNGSQILHKIDREGERLIKPEDCPQDIYNVMLQCWSPKPEDRPTFVSLRDFLVETMPTDMRALQDFDEPDKLKIHANDIITIIEGRAENYWWRGQNRQTLKVGQFPRNVVTSVAGLSAHDISRPLKHSFIHTGHGDTDPHRSWGAPDKIDDLYLGNPMDPPDVLGMDLNAAKPTKLPNRAKKQPPPRPPKPAVLLKKPFYDSVLDDDDDLIVTGVKKLSLKTPTYLGLRLRPWESTSLSDRLSEVSLIDFGDDSFSSTSPSPITETPNPSTAKPPASYTTSILDMAPPQSPNRALPNPMHPTPVVDWDIWPLPSLPAYDDVAVECAEQEDMEVSSINASVSQEDAISEQTQSEDDVKIDSKRNVEDNLFLPTKNAEETHSFSQSVDIFKELQREAMVKLRVPPTGRSLPSSPLPTPSALAPHRQIILPSSYEDKPQIPPRIPIPPMRPSKRAGIYGSRLSVSLGDNEDRSRSPPQIPPRDHALSQPNSRAPSPMAPQGGSPQQRSSLCCVGSLGSCLSPSSYSSAPSSSSAMSSTSTATTTSSQYGSTEVAQTPAKSPCIVPFVYGGVKASSTHYYLLPEKPAYLDKYDRLLKDSEGNTEKKMTNMATVRPMVQQQVSKPNTSPNHTSGTFNSRTSNSLAWPSSTQAGAYNRVTLQQVQEAVHGVTVEECQTALQTHSWNAQEAVKYLKVEQLFRLGLKARPECVEALERCSWNLEQASTQMLDSYGPSRHRI; encoded by the exons ATGGCGGCGGTCTCAGACTACCAACGGCACTATAATGTAAAAGATGAG CCGGACGGTGGAGACATGCAGTCTGAAGAGGGAACCGAGTGGCTCATGGAGCTGCTCACCGACGTGCAGCTCCAGCAGTACTTTATGCGTATTCGTGATGAGCTCAATGTCACACGTCTCTCACACTTTGACTATGTCAAAAATGAGGACCTTGAAAAGATCGGCATGGGCCGACCAG GTCAAAGACGGCTTTGGGAGGCAGTGAAAAGGAGAAGGGCCATGTGCAAAAGGAAGTCATGGATGAGCAAG GTGTTCACTGGGAAGCGGCCTGACTCGGATTCCCAGACCTCAGGGGTGTTCTGCAGCTCATCCCCATCCTCAGTTCAACCAGACGGACAGCCAGCCAATCTCACCTGCATCATCAGTGACAGAGACCTCACACTCTACGAGAAACTGGGAGATGGCTCTTTCGGAGTGGTGAAACGTGGAGAATGGCAGTCCCCAGCTGGAAGAGTT CTGAGTGTGGCTGTGAAGTGCCTGAAGACAGACCTGTTGGAACAGGATGAAGGTTTAGATGACTTCATAAGGGAGGTTAACGCCATGCATTCCCTGGACCACCACAATCTCATTCGTCTCTATGGTGTTGTCCTCACACACCCTATGAAGATG gtgacAGAACTGGCCCCATTGGGTTCACTGTTAGACCGCTTGAGGAAGCGTCAGGGTCATATTTTGATATCAGTACTGTGCCATTACACCGTTCAGATCGCCTGTGGCATGGCATACCTGGAGTCCCGACGATTCATTCACAGAGACCTGGCTGCACGCAACATCCTTTTAGCCTCCAATGACCTCATCAAAATTGGTGACTTTGGCCTAATGAGGGCCTTGCCTAAAAATGATGATCATTATGTGATGCAGGAGCATCACAAAGTCCCTTTTGCCTG GTGTGCTCCAGAAAGCCTAAAGACCCGAACCTTCTCCCATGCCAGTGATACTTGGATGTTTGGAGTAACATTGTGGGAAATGTTCACTCATGGGCAGGAACCTTGGGTTGGACTCAATGGTAGCCAG ATTCTCCATAAGATCGATAGGGAGGGAGAGAGGCTTATCAAACCAGAGGACTGTCCACAGGACATTTATAACGTCATGCTGCAGTGCTGGTCACCCAAACCTGAGGACAGGCCAACATTTGTGTCCCTCAGGGACTTCCTTGTGGAG ACAATGCCCACTGACATGAGGGCACTCCAGGACTTTGATGAGCCCGACAAACTTAAAATTCATGCTAACGACATCATCACCATAATTGAGGGAAG AGCAGAGAACTACTGGTGGAGGGGTCAGAACAGACAGACCCTGAAGGTAGGACAGTTCCCTAGGAATGTGGTGACCTCTGTGGCTGGTCTGTCTGCTCACGACATCAGCCGACCTCTCAAGCACAGTTTCATCCACACAGGCCATGGAGACACAGACCCACACCGTAGCTGGGGTGCCCCTGACAAGATTGATGA CCTGTACCTTGGTAATCCCATGGATCCACCAGATGTTCTTGGGATGGATTTAAATGCAGCCAAGCCCACTAAACTTCCAAACCGGGCTAAAA AACAACCTCCTCCTAGACCTCCTAAACCAGCCGTTCTTCTTAAGA AACCATTTTATGACTCTGTGCTGGATGACGATGATGATTTGATAGTGACAGGTGTGAAGAAGCTCTCTCTTAAGACTCCCACATACCTGGGTTTGCGCCTCCGTCCTTGGGAAAGCACTAGTCTGAGTGACCGCCTTAGCGAAGTCTCGCTCATTGACTTTGGAGATGATAGCTTTAGCTCTACATCACCCTCCCCCATTACCGAGACCCCCAATCCCAGCACAGCGAAGCCACCTGCATCCTACACCACTTCCATCTTGGATATGGCGCCGCCGCAGAGCCCCAATCGAGCGCTGCCCAACCCCATGCACCCTACTCCAGTGGTAGATTGGGACATATGGCCCCTGCCTTCTCTTCCGGCCTACGACGATGTGGCCGTGGAGTGTGCAGAGCAAGAAGACATGGAAGTGAGCTCCATAAATGCATCTGTGTCACAGGAAGATGCTATATCTGAACAGACACAATCAGAAGATGatgttaaaattgatagtaaaCGCAACGTGGAGGACAATCTCTTTCTACCAACCAAGAATGCTGAGGAAACCCACTCCTTTTCACAATCAGTAGACATCTTTAAGGAGCTACAAAGGGAGGCGATGGTGAAGCTTCGGGTCCCTCCGACTGGACGTTCCCTGCCTTCTTCACCCCTCCCGACTCCTTCAGCTCTCGCCCCACACCGCCAGATCATCCTACCCTCCTCCTATGAGGATAAGCCTCAGATCCCTCCAAGAATCCCCATCCCACCCATGCGGCCCTCTAAGCGGGCAGGGATATACGGCAGCAGATTGTCAGTTTCTCTTGGAGACAATGAAGACAGGAGCCGATCTCCGCCTCAAATTCCCCCGAGGGATCATGCTCTATCTCAACCCAACTCTCGGGCACCAAGCCCCATGGCGCCGCAAGGTGGCTCCCCTCAGCAAAGATCCAGCCTCTGTTGCGTTGGATCATTGGGGTCCTGCCTGTCCCCGTCGTCATATTCTTCCGCGCCATCCAGCTCCTCTGCCATGTCTTCTACATCCACGGCCACCACTACAAGTTCTCAGTATGGCTCTACTGAAGTGGCCCAGACTCCAGCCAAGAGTCCATGCATCGTTCCTTTCGTGTATGGTGGCGTGAAGGCCAGCAGCACTCATTACTACTTGCTACCTGAGAAACCAGCATACCTGGACAAGTATGACAGGTTATTAAAGGACTCTGAgggaaatactgagaaaaaaatgacaaatatggcAACTGTGAGACCCATGGTTCAACAGCAAGTTAGCAAGCCCAACACTTCGCCCAACCACACAAGTGGGACATTCAACAGCCGGACCTCCAATAGTCTGGCCTGGCCGAGCAGCACCCAGGCAGGTGCCTACAACCGTGTCACACTCCAACAA GTGCAGGAGGCAGTACATGGAGTGACTGTAGAGGAGTGTCAAACGGCCCTTCAGACACACAGCTGGAATGCTCAGGAGGCCGTGAAATATCTTAAG GTGGAGCAGTTGTTTCGATTGGGTTTGAAGGCTCGGCCTGAATGTGTGGAAGCTCTGGAGAGATGTAGCTGGAATCTGGAGCAAGCCAGCACCCAAATGCTGGACTCTTACGGTCCATCTAGACATAG GATCTAA